GCTGTACGTCATGCAGAAAAGCAAAAGCATGGTTGGAGGAACATGAAATTCCGTATACAGAACGAAACATCTTTTCAGAGCCTTTGAATATCGATGAGATAAAAGAAATTCTTCGTATGACAGAAGATGGTACTGATGAAATTATCTCAACTAGATCGAAAATTTATCAGAAACTTAATGTCGATGTGGAAAGTCTTCCATTACAACGACTTTACGAATTAATTCAAGAACATCCTGGTCTATTAAGACGACCAATCATTCTTGATGAAAAAAGGCTACAAGTAGGATATAATGAAGATGAAATCCGTCGTTTCCTACCTAGAAAAGTAAGGGCCTATCAGCTGCTTGAAGCGCGGCGCATGGTCAACTAAGTGAAAGTTGTTAAAAGCTGATAGGGGGACATTGAAAAATGCCGTTCACCTATCAGCTTTTGTCTTTCCCTTGCTTTCCCGACGGATGTTAATTACAATGGCTTCTACTATCAAAAAGTATTGATCTGTGGTTAAACCCTTACAAAACATGCCGCATGGTCATATAATAAATATAAGCATTGTAGGATCATTTCATTCTTTGACAGGGAATCGTTACAAAACCTATTTTTTTAGGGAGGGGGAGATAAAGATGGAAATAGAACGGATAAATGAAAATACTGTTAAATTTTTTCTTTCATATATGGATATCGAAGAACGTGGATTTACCCGTGAAGAGGTATGGTATAATCGGGAGAAAAGCGAAGAACTTTTCTGGGATATGATGGATGAAATTAATGATGAAGCTGAATTTGAAGCGGAAGGCCCGTTATGGATT
This genomic window from Sporosarcina sp. Marseille-Q4063 contains:
- the spxA gene encoding transcriptional regulator SpxA, which codes for MVTLFTSPSCTSCRKAKAWLEEHEIPYTERNIFSEPLNIDEIKEILRMTEDGTDEIISTRSKIYQKLNVDVESLPLQRLYELIQEHPGLLRRPIILDEKRLQVGYNEDEIRRFLPRKVRAYQLLEARRMVN